Proteins encoded in a region of the Prunus persica cultivar Lovell chromosome G4, Prunus_persica_NCBIv2, whole genome shotgun sequence genome:
- the LOC18780532 gene encoding uncharacterized protein LOC18780532 codes for MDFLHEYLDVVLVPSGLLIMLFYHLFLLYTYRKYPKYTSMGYEINDKKVWVEKILKGDNDDIVRKNVSRGLGVIASNTSATMYLAAISLTLCSLIGTWMANSTDNFFPKEMIYGNTSPSIISIKYICLLSSFLFAFSFFVQSTRHFVHSNYLLSTPDLSDLEKQDREKKVENAVQRGSEFWSLGLRALYFALNFLLWFFGPIPMFVSSMIMVLVLCCHDLRSDTKKDLKSTSNNQKDG; via the exons ATGGATTTTCTTCATGAGTACCTTGATGTGGTGTTGGTTCCAAGTGGGCTGCTAATCATGTTATTCTACCACCTCTTCCTTCTTTACACATACAGAAAATACCCTAAATACACATCCATGGGATATGAAATCAATGACAAAAAAGTTTGGgttgagaaaattttgaag GGTGATAATGATGATATAGTCAGAAAGAATGTTAGCAGAGGCCTTGGTGTGATTGCCTCCAACACAAGTGCAACTATGTACTTAGCCGCAATCTCCTTGACTCTCTGCTCTCTCATTGGAACTTGGATGGCAAACTCCACAGACAACTTCTTCCCAAAAGAAATGATATATGGCAACACAAGCCCATCAATTATTTCAATCAAGTACATATGCCTCTTGTCAAGCTTTCTCTTTGCTTTCTCATTCTTTGTTCAATCAACCAGGCACTTTGTCCACTCAAACTACCTACTAAGCACTCCAGATCTATCAGATTTGGAAAAACAggacagagagaaaaaagtgGAGAATGCAGTTCAAAGGGGAAGTGAGTTTTGGTCACTTGGGCTCAGAGCACTATATTTTGCTCTCAACTTTCTGCTATGGTTTTTTGGGCCCATACCCATGTTTGTTTCCTCCATGATCATGGTGCTCGTCCTTTGTTGCCATGACTTGAGGTCAGACACCAAAAAAGACTTGAAGTCAACGTCAAACAATCAAAAGGATGGGTGA
- the LOC18780706 gene encoding OPA3-like protein → MVLPLLKLGTLLLKTLSKPVAARLKQQAGLHPRFRQIIVSMAQANHQVTTRMQRRLYSHATDVEIRPLNEEKAVQAAVDLIGELFVFSVAVAVLIFEVQRNSRSEARKEELRKQELETMKQRDEALSREVVLLRAKFEELEKLAKGRGLSGIINFKRAETEGAKTEKPA, encoded by the exons ATGGTACTACCGCTCCTGAAGCTTGGGACTTTGCTCCTAAAAACTCTGAGCAAACCCGTAGCCGCCAGGCTCAAACAGCAAGCTGGGTTGCACCCAAGGTTCCGCCAGATCATCGTCAGCATGGCACAG GCAAACCATCAAGTCACCACAAGAATGCAAAGACGGCTCTATAGTCATGCAACTGATGTTGAGATTCGCCCTTTGAATGAGGAGAAGGCTGTGCAGGCTGCTGTGGACCTTATTGGGGAGCTCTTTGTTTTCTCG gtTGCAGTAGCTGTTTTGATCTTTGAAGTGCAAAGAAATTCTAGATCAGAAGCCAGAAAGGAGGAATTACGCAAGCAAGAACTGGAG ACAATGAAGCAAAGAGATGAAGCCTTATCAAGAGAAGTAGTACTTCTTAGGGCAAAATTTGAAGAACTGGAGAAGCTTGCGAAGGGACGAGGACTTAGTGGTATCATCAACTTCAAGCGGGCTGAAACAGAAGGtgcaaagacagaaaaaccagCCTGA
- the LOC18779950 gene encoding histone H3.2 → MARTKQTARKSTGGKAPRKQLATKAARKSAPATGGVKKPHRFRPGTVALREIRKYQKSTELLIRKLPFQRLVREIAQDFKTDLRFQSSAVAALQEAAEAYLVGLFEDTNLCAIHAKRVTIMPKDIQLARRIRGERA, encoded by the coding sequence atggCTCGTACCAAGCAAACCGCCCGCAAGTCCACCGGAGGAAAAGCTCCTCGCAAGCAGCTGGCCACCAAGGCAGCTCGTAAGTCTGCTCCGGCCACCGGCGGAGTGAAGAAGCCACACAGGTTCAGGCCCGGAACCGTGGCTCTCCGTGAGATCCGAAAGTACCAGAAGAGCACTGAGCTCCTCATCCGGAAGCTCCCATTTCAGCGTTTGGTCCGTGAAATCGCTCAGGATTTCAAGACCGACTTGAGGTTCCAGAGCTCTGCTGTGGCTGCTCTTCAGGAGGCTGCTGAGGCCTACTTGGTTGGTCTCTTCGAAGACACCAACCTGTGCGCGATCCATGCCAAGAGGGTCACCATCATGCCCAAGGATATTCAGCTCGCTAGGCGCATTAGGGGAGAGAGGGCTTAG
- the LOC18781056 gene encoding uncharacterized protein LOC18781056, giving the protein MAFGKEDLDLVLVPTGLLIMFVYHIFLLYRYLHLPHTTVIGFENNDKRAWVERIMQVDKRDIGTALNVISSNISAATFLCSISLTLSSLIGAWLGSSSSNEVFTSELIYGNVSPSILTIKYITLLTCFLLAFACFVQSARHFVHANYLISTPDSNIPAWYVELAVIRGGDFWSLGLRALYFALTLLLWFFGPIPMFLSSIVMVILLHYMDKNTRPLHDHQLPGRQLVKNVGQRITEVAVNIHQHTEAVEATV; this is encoded by the exons ATGGCTTTTGGAAAGGAGGACCTTGATTTGGTGTTGGTCCCAACTGGATTGCTGATCATGTTTGTCTATCACATCTTCCTTCTCTACAGATATCTTCATCTCCCTCACACCACAGTCATTGGCTTTGAGAACAATGACAAAAGAGCTTGGGTTGAAAGAATTATGCAG GTTGACAAAAGAGACATCGGCACAGCCCTCAATGTGATTTCATCCAACATATCAGCAGCAACTTTTTTGTGTTCCATCTCCTTAACTCTCAGTTCTCTCATTGGAGCTTGGCTTGGAAGTAGTTCCAGCAATGAAGTCTTTACGAGCGAATTAATCTACGGCAACGTCAGCCCCTCAATCCTTACAATCAAGTACATAACCCTCTTAACTTGTTTTCTTCTGGCCTTTGCATGCTTTGTTCAATCAGCAAGGCACTTTGTTCATGCAAACTATCTGATAAGCACACCAGACAGTAATATTCCGGCTTGGTACGTGGAGCTGGCAGTTATAAGAGGAGGTGATTTCTGGTCACTTGGGCTTAGAGCACTCTATTTTGCTCTGACTCTGCTTCTGTGGTTTTTTGGTCCAATACCAATGTTTCTGTCCTCCATCGTTATGGTCATACTCCTCCATTACATGGACAAAAACACCAGACCTTTGCATGACCACCAGCTTCCGGGAAGGCAGCTGGTTAAAAATGTTGGTCAGAGAATCACAGAGGTGGCTGTGAACATTCATCAGCATACAGAAGCAGTTGAAGCTACTgtctaa
- the LOC18779307 gene encoding uncharacterized protein LOC18779307, whose product MDFKNFQEEYLDMVLVPSGLLIMLIYHLFLLYKYLKHPLSTAMGYENKDKKTWVGKILQGQDSATAVTVISTNTTATIYLATISLTLCSLIGAWMAKSTNNFFPREIIYGNTSPSIISIKYICLLTCFLLAFSCFVQSARHLVHSNYLLSTPGATSKADVRKAKRAVEKGSEFWSLGLRALYFALNFLLWFFGPVPMFVSSVTTVVILSCHDFKRSDNNQKWPASAVAVNESALLIS is encoded by the exons ATGGATTTTAAGAACTTTCAGGAGGAGTATCTGGATATGGTGTTGGTACCAAGTGGGCTATTGATCATGCTAATTTAccacctcttcctcctctataAGTACCTCAAACATCCTCTCTCCACAGCCATGGGCTATGAAAACAAGGACAAAAAAACTTGGGTTGGAAAAATTCTTCAG GGTCAAGATAGTGCTACAGCTGTCACTGTGATTTCCACCAATACAACTGCAACTATTTACTTGGCAACAATCTCTTTAACTCTTTGTTCTCTCATTGGAGCTTGGATGGCAAAATCCACCAACAATTTCTTCCCAAGAGAAATAATATATGGCAACACAAGCCCATCCATTATTTCTATCAAGTACATTTGCCTCTTGACCTGTTTTCTCCTGGCTTTTTCATGCTTTGTTCAATCAGCCAGGCACCTTGTCCATTCAAACTACCTGCTAAGCACTCCAGGAGCTACTTCTAAAGCTGATGTGAGAAAAGCTAAGAGAGCGGTTGAAAAGGGAAGTGAATTTTGGTCACTGGGGCTTAGAGCACTATATTTTGCTCTTAATTTTCTGCTATGGTTTTTTGGACCTGTGCCCATGTTTGTTTCGTCTGTCACAACGGTTGTGATCTTATCTTGCCACGACTTCAAGAGGTCAGATAATAATCAAAAGTGGCCTGCCTCAGCTGTGGCTGTAAATGAAAGTGCATTATTAATTTCTTGA
- the LOC109948539 gene encoding trans-resveratrol di-O-methyltransferase-like — protein sequence MDGDEARDLFQAQSHLYKHIFNFISSMSLKCAVQLGIPDIINSHGQPITLPDLVTALQIHPARTGHVHRLMRLMVRSGFFAIKQVRNNQEEEEEEEEEAYDLTPSSRLLLKDKVPSLSPFVLAMLDPALATPWQFLGNWFRGNELTPFESAHGMGFWEYGDQNPEFNSLFNEAMTSDSGMMNLVIKDCKPIFEGLSSLVDVGGGTGKVARILCEAFPHLKCTVLELPQVVANLTDTENLKFIGGDMFQAIPPADAILLKLTLHALSDEECLKVLKKCREAIPGNGQGKVIIIDIVIDDTKDEHEITEAKLFFDLLMMVVVTGRERSEKDWKNLFLEAGFSNYKLTPIFGLRSLIEVYP from the exons ATGGATGGTGATGAAGCAAGAGACTTGTTTCAAGCTCAGTCTCATTTGTACAAACACATATTCAACTTCATCAGTTCTATGTCACTCAAGTGTGCAGTTCAGCTTGGCATACCGGACATAATCAACAGCCACGGCCAACCCATTACTCTCCCTGACTTGGTCACAGCACTTCAAATTCATCCGGCAAGAACTGGGCATGTGCACAGGCTCATGCGCCTCATGGTACGCTCTGGCTTCTTTGCTATAAAACAAGTTCGTAAcaatcaagaagaagaagaagaagaagaagaagaggcatATGATCTTACACCATCTTCTAGGCTACTCTTGAAGGATAAAGTTCCCAGCTTGTCACCTTTTGTTTTGGCGATGCTTGATCCGGCCCTTGCAACCCCATGGCAGTTCTTGGGAAATTGGTTCCGAGGGAACGAGCTAACCCCATTTGAGAGTGCACATGGGATGGGATTTTGGGAATATGGAGACCAAAACCCTGAGTTCAACAGTCTTTTCAACGAGGCAATGACTAGTGATTCTGGAATGATGAACTTGGTCATTAAAGATTGCAAGCCAATCTTTGAAGGGTTGAGTTCATTAGTTGATGTTGGGGGTGGTACAGGCAAAGTTGCTCGGATCCTTTGTGAGGCCTTCCCTCACTTGAAATGCACCGTTCTTGAACTTCCACAGGTTGTTGCTAATTTGACAGACACTGAGAATTTGAAGTTCATTGGAGGTGATATGTTCCAGGCCATCCCTCCAGCCGATGCTATTTTACTCAAG CTGACTTTACATGCTTTGAGCGATGAGGAATGCTTGAAGGTTCTGAAGAAATGCAGAGAAGCCATTCCAGGCAATGGTCAAGGGAAGGTCATCATCATAGACATAGTGATAGACGATACGAAAGATGAGCACGAAATAACAGAAGCAAAGCTCTTCTTTGACCTGCTGATGATGGTTGTGGTTactggaagagagagaagcgaGAAGGATTGGAAAAACCTCTTCCTTGAGGCTGGCTTCAGCAACTACAAGTTAACACCAATATTTGGTTTGAGGTCTCTTATTGAAGTCTATCCTTAG